In the Ipomoea triloba cultivar NCNSP0323 chromosome 6, ASM357664v1 genome, one interval contains:
- the LOC116022239 gene encoding scarecrow-like protein 21, whose translation MDSHQFIAYGVDLSFSSFPQTSSLPATLFDSLKFDSTSSPNSPFSNCFDPQTTTTLSDSQELYSSTENLSGASPSSNSSLDYNSYPQRCSPASDCLPESLVLPSGEYTFLRNVNHNEKMKHVLWQLESALMGPDGVGATNSDPSAGENTQKQTSSQGSRSWSQEAQGSGRYESQQSSFGRSGEGIHSEKRHKTMLDFPAQGAPPPVNIKQLLIECARALDENKLLDFDRLIEVARCAVSITGDPIQRLGAYMIEGLVARKEASGTNIYRTLKCKEPAGDDLLSYMHILYEICPYLKFGYMAANGAIAEACRNEDRIHIIDFQICQGTQWMTLLQALAARPGGAPYVRITGIDDPLSKHARGDGLVTVGKRLAAISEKFNILVEFNPVPVFAPQVTREMLDIRPGEALAVNFPLQLHHTPDESVDVSNPRDGLLRMVKSLSPKVVTLVEQESNTNTAPFFSRFIEALEYYSAMFESLDVVLPRDRKERINVEQHCLARDIVNVIACEGKERVERHELLGKWKSRFTMAGFQQYPLSSYVNSVIKGLLKCYSEHYTLLEKDGAMLLGWKERNLISASAWH comes from the coding sequence ATGGATTCGCATCAGTTTATTGCATACGGAGTGGATTTATCATTCTCGTCTTTCCCCCAAACTTCATCACTACCTGCTACGCTATTTGATTCCTTGAAATTTGACTCGACAAGTTCTCCTAATTCGCCGTTCAGTAATTGTTTTGATCCCCAGACCACGACAACTTTAAGTGACAGCCAGGAGCTCTACAGCTCTACAGAAAATCTTTCGGGAGCCAGTCCCTCCAGTAATTCTTCGCTGGATTACAACAGTTATCCCCAACGGTGCAGTCCCGCCTCGGACTGCCTTCCAGAAAGCTTGGTTCTTCCTTCCGGTGAATACACTTTTCTTCGGAATGTGAATCACAATGAGAAAATGAAGCATGTTTTGTGGCAGTTGGAGAGCGCTTTGATGGGGCCGGATGGGGTAGGAGCCACGAATTCAGATCCATCTGCGggggaaaatacacaaaaacaaacGTCGAGTCAGGGGTCTAGGTCTTGGAGCCAGGAAGCCCAGGGTTCTGGCCGATATGAATCTCAGCAGTCTTCATTTGGGAGATCGGGTGAAGGAATTCATAGCGAGAAACGCCACAAGACGATGTTAGATTTTCCTGCTCAGGGCGCTCCTCCTCCTGTTAATATCAAACAGCTGCTTATTGAATGTGCGAGAGCTCTTGATGAAAATAAACTGCTCGATTTCGACAGACTGATTGAGGTAGCACGGTGTGCTGTGTCTATTACAGGGGATCCTATTCAGCGCCTTGGGGCGTACATGATCGAAGGCTTAGTTGCGAGGAAAGAAGCGTCGGGCACAAACATTTATCGGACGTTGAAATGTAAGGAGCCAGCGGGGGACGACTTGCTCTCCTACATGCACATCTTGTACGAGATATGTCCGTATCTTAAGTTTGGTTACATGGCTGCAAATGGCGCCATAGCGGAAGCGTGTAGGAACGAAGATCGCATTCACATTATAGACTTCCAAATTTGCCAGGGGACTCAATGGATGACGCTTCTACAAGCGCTCGCTGCAAGACCTGGCGGTGCCCCCTACGTGCGCATCACGGGGATCGATGATCCGCTTTCAAAACATGCTCGGGGGGATGGTTTAGTTACGGTGGGGAAACGCCTTGCAGCTATATCCGAGAAATTCAATATCCTGGTCGAGTTCAATCCAGTCCCGGTTTTTGCCCCGCAAGTCACCCGGGAAATGCTCGATATTAGGCCTGGCGAGGCGCTGGCGGTAAACTTCCCGTTACAGCTCCACCACACCCCAGACGAGAGCGTTGACGTGAGCAATCCTAGAGATGGGCTTCTAAGGATGGTGAAGTCGCTCTCTCCCAAGGTGGTCACGTTGGTGGAGCAAGAATCGAACACGAACACCGCCCCGTTCTTCAGCAGGTTCATCGAAGCTCTCGAATACTACTCAGCCATGTTCGAGTCTCTGGACGTGGTCCTACCGAGGGACAGGAAGGAGCGCATCAACGTCGAGCAGCACTGCCTGGCCCGAGACATAGTGAACGTGATAGCTTGCGAGGGGAAGGAGAGGGTGGAGCGCCACGAGCTGTTAGGGAAGTGGAAATCGAGGTTCACCATGGCGGGATTTCAACAGTATCCCCTAAGCTCTTACGTTAATTCGGTAATTAAGGGCCTGTTGAAGTGTTATTCTGAGCATTACACACTTTTGGAGAAAGATGGGGCTATGCTATTGGGGTGGAAGGAGAGAAACCTCATCTCTGCTTCTGCTTGGCACTGA
- the LOC116022240 gene encoding uncharacterized protein LOC116022240, producing the protein MRLRLKMKFLLELVTCCGASTFRQQAPAEETRSLVPPPERRRKKGRVVVTRRGRPVAEWRPSLSSISEDTAPLPEKSDGVAAVTNRKIRKVASATTSPKPPQYRDENGRSAGYSSSMVPTLSPTPFLF; encoded by the exons ATGCGTTTGCGGTTGAAGATGAAGTTCCTATTGGAATTGGTGACGTGCTGCGGTGCATCGACATTCCGGCAGCAGGCGCCGGCGGAGGAGACGCGATCTCTGGTTCCGCCGCCGgaaaggaggaggaagaaaggGAGAGTGGTGGTGACGAGGCGCGGTCGTCCGGTGGCGGAATGGAGGCCATCGCTCTCCTCCATATCCGAAGATACTGCGCCGCTGCCGGAGAAGAGCGATGGCGTCGCCGCCGTAACGAACCGGAAGATCAGGAAGGTCGCCTCCGCGACAACCTCGCCGAAACCACCGCAATATCGCGATGAAAACGG GCGATCTGCAGGCTATTCTTCTTCAATGGTGCCAACGTTGTCTCCAACACCCTTCTTGTTTTGA